A region of Oceanicoccus sp. KOV_DT_Chl DNA encodes the following proteins:
- a CDS encoding carbohydrate binding domain-containing protein, which translates to MKFLSLRKWLLVFSLLVFVSSVIAQEDALYASDFEEEAFLGGAIGWKDNSSWADVDVEYERDVGRNGKGFSQKIICSRYGSGAVQFVRAGIDLEEGKTYKITLWLRGDMQSSVDLLLRKRGKPYTKYASTGFKITKQWQEYSLVVNPREEIDDAYIMLRFSGVGALWVDDVLIEKAISTPPQALKNSKENLVSNGSFEVGLDRWGIRVRESDKYRSEMALDFLDLTAQVSKSAKKGERALLLDLPNKARFILTSSYFQAFPGQQYQLSLWAKTDKPKGIRLGINSGYIKQAEGVYENFRIDTKWKKIKFEVVLKPAQKNAYYIIVEGNGAGQIWIDDVQFKLVKSKEELEPKLAEIGFSQKADDQSIYQLGDGINRRLMVAGYRKHTPFRLSIKSINYHGEQKILHESMVVDRSENPITVSIPSSEPGYVRLVAELFEGDKKIDQSETALVIVRPRLLAPDQSSSFGGHIRFSPSRFKQAAAMGVGWLRMHPPMGTKWLVVEPKKGVFSFHDDAINLAVDSGFNILGSLEATPKWASTAPDSDRRYTSYPPSNMDDWENYVYKTVKYYKGKINYWEVWNEPDSHGFLRLPKNTFGQSKAEVYIELLSRAYRAAKAANPDAVIVGGSATGKPPTLWLEDIFKLGALQYMDIVSFHFYSEGRPGGVLTPGIADYAHDIRQLIAQYGKGKSLQIWETESGVMYPRTEYENILEVSPSVTLNGTEISAYLVRNHIMLMASGVSKWFYYSMMTHNRVDRREATAFFEWDNSPRPAVAAYANLSWMLEGAKFQKDYKIADNIKVVEFKNAEAKKQVSVLWLDDWLTDKKQSFVFEMPATAVKMTLYDITGREITHTTGSIEYIVGVAPLFLVISYN; encoded by the coding sequence ATGAAGTTTTTATCCTTGCGGAAATGGTTGCTGGTATTTAGTCTGCTTGTGTTTGTGTCGTCAGTTATTGCACAGGAAGATGCTTTGTATGCATCCGATTTTGAAGAAGAGGCTTTTCTTGGTGGGGCGATTGGCTGGAAAGATAACAGCAGTTGGGCAGATGTTGATGTCGAGTATGAAAGAGATGTTGGTCGTAACGGAAAGGGTTTTTCCCAAAAAATTATTTGCAGTCGATATGGCTCGGGTGCCGTACAGTTTGTCAGGGCGGGCATTGACCTAGAGGAGGGCAAGACATATAAAATTACACTTTGGTTACGAGGAGATATGCAGTCATCTGTAGATCTTCTGCTCAGAAAGCGTGGCAAGCCCTACACAAAATATGCTTCAACTGGCTTTAAAATTACAAAGCAATGGCAGGAGTATAGTCTGGTCGTTAATCCTAGAGAAGAAATTGATGATGCTTACATAATGCTTCGTTTTTCAGGTGTTGGAGCACTCTGGGTTGATGATGTACTGATTGAAAAAGCTATTAGTACCCCGCCCCAAGCCTTAAAAAACAGTAAGGAAAATTTAGTCAGTAATGGCAGTTTTGAAGTTGGTTTGGATCGCTGGGGAATCAGGGTTCGCGAAAGTGATAAATATCGTAGTGAGATGGCACTTGATTTTCTGGACTTGACGGCTCAAGTCAGTAAAAGTGCAAAAAAAGGCGAGCGAGCGTTATTGTTAGATTTACCAAATAAAGCACGGTTTATCCTTACATCGAGCTATTTTCAGGCGTTTCCTGGGCAGCAATATCAATTGTCATTATGGGCAAAGACGGACAAACCAAAAGGCATCAGGCTGGGCATTAACTCAGGTTATATTAAACAGGCGGAAGGTGTTTATGAAAATTTTAGAATTGACACCAAGTGGAAAAAAATTAAATTTGAAGTGGTGTTAAAGCCTGCCCAAAAAAATGCTTATTATATAATCGTAGAGGGTAATGGGGCTGGTCAAATCTGGATAGACGATGTTCAGTTTAAACTTGTTAAAAGCAAGGAAGAGCTAGAGCCTAAGCTGGCAGAAATTGGTTTTTCACAGAAAGCAGATGATCAGAGTATTTATCAGTTAGGTGACGGTATTAACAGGCGGCTGATGGTCGCTGGCTACAGAAAACATACACCGTTTCGCTTGAGTATTAAATCGATAAATTATCATGGTGAGCAGAAAATATTGCATGAGTCAATGGTTGTTGATAGGTCTGAAAACCCCATCACTGTTAGCATCCCATCCTCTGAACCAGGTTATGTAAGATTGGTGGCAGAATTATTTGAAGGTGATAAAAAAATTGATCAATCAGAAACGGCTTTGGTAATTGTCCGCCCAAGATTGTTAGCCCCCGATCAGTCTTCAAGCTTTGGGGGGCATATTCGCTTTAGCCCTTCTCGGTTTAAGCAGGCTGCGGCAATGGGAGTGGGTTGGCTTCGAATGCACCCACCTATGGGGACTAAGTGGTTAGTAGTTGAGCCGAAAAAGGGAGTTTTTAGTTTTCATGATGATGCAATTAATTTGGCTGTTGATAGTGGTTTCAATATTCTTGGTAGTCTTGAGGCAACCCCAAAGTGGGCATCAACAGCCCCAGATAGTGATCGACGCTATACATCATATCCGCCGTCGAATATGGATGACTGGGAAAATTATGTTTACAAGACAGTAAAATATTATAAAGGGAAGATTAATTATTGGGAGGTTTGGAATGAGCCAGACAGTCATGGCTTTCTGCGTCTACCTAAAAACACGTTTGGGCAAAGTAAAGCAGAAGTTTATATTGAGTTGTTAAGCCGAGCTTATCGTGCGGCGAAGGCGGCAAACCCGGATGCAGTAATTGTGGGAGGTAGTGCAACCGGTAAGCCTCCAACGCTCTGGTTGGAAGATATATTCAAATTAGGAGCGTTGCAATATATGGATATTGTTTCTTTCCATTTTTATAGTGAGGGCAGGCCTGGCGGCGTTTTGACTCCTGGGATTGCCGACTATGCTCATGATATTCGTCAGTTGATTGCACAATATGGCAAGGGTAAGTCCTTGCAAATATGGGAAACTGAAAGTGGAGTGATGTACCCGCGAACGGAGTACGAAAATATCTTGGAGGTGTCGCCTTCGGTGACTCTGAATGGCACAGAAATATCTGCCTATTTGGTGCGAAATCACATCATGCTAATGGCAAGCGGTGTTTCTAAGTGGTTTTACTACAGTATGATGACCCACAACCGAGTCGATCGCCGTGAGGCAACAGCTTTTTTTGAGTGGGATAATTCTCCTCGTCCCGCAGTTGCGGCCTATGCTAATTTAAGCTGGATGTTAGAGGGAGCGAAATTTCAAAAAGATTATAAAATTGCCGATAATATAAAAGTGGTTGAGTTTAAAAATGCCGAAGCGAAAAAACAAGTTTCTGTACTGTGGCTTGATGATTGGCTTACCGACAAGAAACAGAGTTTTGTTTTTGAAATGCCTGCCACGGCGGTCAAAATGACTCTCTACGATATCACTGGTCGGGAAATTACTCATACTACTGGATCCATTGAATATATAGTTGGGGTTGCCCCACTGTTTTTGGTAATAAGTTACAATTAA
- a CDS encoding sulfotransferase, with amino-acid sequence MKPEPLFIFSQPRAGSTLLQKMLMAHPEMESIAEPWLLLPMLYATKADGLMAEYNQEASSQAISEFVESLPNKQDDYLAAIADWAQGLYEKGCKGRPVYFIDKSPRYYLVLPEIIRAFPAAKFIFLFRNPLSVYSSILKTWCQGRFLYQHTFMQDINTAPVLLVEALNSISEDRRLHVNYEQLVLAPEQVLSDICEYLGLGYTEQMLKQYSVQDLRGSLGDKWGNKQYSGVASASIEKWITSFDSWYRVKVAQAYIERLGDDTLSAMGYSKNKLLGELKVEATHKIGIRDMLDYVISECFRRLNGEFFVRMWKDRNSTDKKLKYRIYK; translated from the coding sequence ATGAAGCCTGAACCATTATTTATTTTCTCGCAACCTCGGGCGGGCTCAACACTTCTGCAAAAAATGTTAATGGCTCATCCTGAAATGGAGTCTATTGCCGAGCCTTGGTTGTTACTTCCGATGTTATATGCCACTAAAGCAGATGGTTTGATGGCTGAGTATAATCAGGAGGCCTCATCACAGGCGATTAGTGAGTTTGTAGAAAGTCTTCCCAATAAGCAGGATGATTATCTAGCCGCTATAGCCGATTGGGCACAAGGGCTTTATGAAAAGGGCTGCAAGGGCCGGCCTGTATATTTTATTGATAAGTCTCCGCGTTACTACCTAGTGTTGCCTGAAATAATAAGGGCATTTCCTGCTGCAAAATTTATTTTTCTATTTCGCAATCCGCTGTCGGTCTATTCGTCCATCTTAAAAACTTGGTGCCAAGGTCGTTTTCTTTACCAACATACATTTATGCAGGACATTAATACAGCGCCAGTGCTTTTGGTTGAGGCTCTCAATAGTATAAGCGAAGACAGGCGGCTTCATGTGAATTATGAGCAGCTTGTTTTAGCGCCGGAGCAAGTATTATCTGATATCTGTGAGTATTTGGGGTTGGGCTATACCGAGCAAATGCTTAAGCAGTACAGCGTACAGGATCTTCGCGGTAGTTTGGGGGATAAGTGGGGAAATAAACAATATAGCGGTGTTGCTAGTGCCAGCATTGAGAAATGGATAACAAGTTTTGATAGCTGGTATCGGGTAAAAGTAGCCCAAGCCTATATTGAAAGGCTGGGTGACGATACTCTTAGTGCTATGGGTTATTCAAAGAATAAATTATTGGGCGAGCTTAAAGTTGAGGCCACTCATAAAATTGGCATTAGAGATATGCTTGATTATGTTATAAGTGAATGTTTTAGACGCTTAAACGGAGAGTTTTTTGTGAGAATGTGGAAAGACAGAAATAGCACAGATAAAAAGTTAAAGTATCGTATTTATAAATAA
- a CDS encoding WecB/TagA/CpsF family glycosyltransferase gives MTTIKRYKILDCSISAVDTRLAFDACIERINSGEGGYVCFSNVHAVVTARKDLLLRRATNNAFIASPDGRPLSVVGKWRGVDVQQVAGPDFLPYMMEHAADGKHFFMGSTEDTLVKLKDALGSSFPQADIVGLYSPPFGPMSQAENNKIHKMIVDAGANIVWVGLGAPKQECWMADNWQQLRPALLFGVGAAFDFHAGKINRAPEFMRRSGLEWLHRLFSEPKRLWKRYLVTNSLFIFYLCVDGLSSMFKKHGSSK, from the coding sequence ATGACAACAATAAAGCGCTATAAAATACTGGATTGTTCGATTTCTGCAGTTGATACTCGTCTTGCTTTTGATGCTTGTATAGAAAGAATAAATAGCGGCGAGGGTGGCTATGTCTGTTTTTCAAATGTGCATGCTGTGGTCACTGCAAGAAAAGACCTGCTTTTAAGACGGGCTACTAATAACGCATTTATTGCCTCTCCTGATGGCAGGCCTTTGTCCGTAGTTGGCAAGTGGCGTGGCGTGGATGTACAACAAGTAGCAGGCCCTGATTTTTTACCGTATATGATGGAGCATGCTGCAGATGGCAAACACTTTTTTATGGGATCAACTGAAGACACGTTGGTTAAATTGAAAGATGCCTTAGGTAGTAGCTTCCCCCAAGCGGATATCGTTGGGCTTTATTCGCCGCCTTTTGGGCCAATGTCTCAAGCAGAGAACAATAAAATTCATAAAATGATTGTTGATGCCGGAGCCAATATAGTTTGGGTAGGACTTGGGGCACCCAAACAAGAGTGCTGGATGGCGGATAACTGGCAGCAACTGAGGCCGGCCTTGTTATTTGGTGTGGGTGCAGCATTTGATTTTCACGCTGGGAAAATAAATCGGGCGCCAGAGTTTATGAGGAGAAGTGGTTTAGAGTGGCTGCACCGCTTATTTAGTGAACCGAAGCGATTATGGAAAAGATATCTCGTCACTAATAGCCTGTTTATTTTCTATTTATGTGTAGATGGCTTGTCATCAATGTTTAAAAAACATGGTAGTAGTAAATGA
- a CDS encoding glycosyltransferase family 2 protein — protein sequence MNNVHYGSIAVVLTCFNRKEKTVDCLRNFFASVAHVNIYPTVYLVDDGSSDGTGEVVKAAFPQVNILTGDGNLFWNGGMRKGLAAAMEKGFDFYLWLNDDTILYESAMADMFCCFEERSKHEENSLIVVGATKDVGSDKITYGGVRRESKWRPVRFRLMALGAVSTACDSMNGNCVMVTSAAADVLGNLEAGFTHGMGDIDYGLRAKKAGIGLWVPPVYVGECPNNPIFGSFDDVSLPLSERWRKIRSPKGLPFQTWYVLTRRHAGLLWPVYFLWPYLRVVFSSLKYSQK from the coding sequence ATGAATAATGTTCACTATGGCAGCATCGCTGTTGTTCTAACATGTTTTAATAGAAAGGAAAAAACCGTTGATTGCTTGCGCAATTTCTTTGCATCGGTTGCCCATGTCAATATTTATCCGACTGTGTATCTAGTTGATGATGGTAGTAGCGATGGCACCGGCGAAGTTGTGAAGGCTGCCTTTCCTCAAGTGAACATTCTCACTGGAGATGGAAACTTGTTTTGGAATGGCGGTATGCGTAAGGGGTTGGCTGCGGCGATGGAAAAGGGTTTTGATTTTTACTTGTGGTTGAATGACGATACTATTTTATATGAATCAGCTATGGCTGATATGTTTTGTTGCTTTGAGGAACGCTCCAAGCACGAAGAAAATAGCTTAATCGTTGTTGGCGCCACGAAAGATGTTGGATCAGATAAAATAACTTATGGTGGGGTTCGGAGAGAGTCAAAATGGCGACCGGTGCGATTTCGCTTAATGGCGCTAGGTGCTGTTTCAACAGCCTGTGATTCGATGAACGGTAACTGTGTTATGGTCACTTCAGCGGCGGCCGATGTTTTAGGCAACCTTGAGGCAGGTTTTACCCATGGTATGGGTGATATCGATTATGGTCTGCGAGCTAAAAAGGCCGGTATTGGTTTGTGGGTGCCGCCTGTTTATGTTGGAGAGTGTCCGAATAATCCAATTTTTGGGTCGTTCGATGATGTAAGTCTTCCTCTAAGTGAACGGTGGAGAAAAATACGTTCACCTAAAGGGTTACCGTTTCAGACATGGTACGTTTTAACCAGACGGCACGCAGGTTTGCTATGGCCCGTATATTTTTTATGGCCATACCTAAGAGTGGTTTTTAGTTCGCTGAAGTATTCACAGAAGTAA
- a CDS encoding sulfotransferase domain-containing protein, with protein MKKAFVNSLPKSGTNLVGKCLELFEYQQLHGFASSEVLSNTFKAKIKRLLWMPWKQGYLIGIDTPVEISRSAINKRLDAVGPDQFLFGHVGYTSDFLAKVREKEFVLFVMLRDPRAVLNSFVHYVVSNKRHVMHEEFLKMTVDQRYRAALYGCHGVDASLESLKIRCSSLNPWIESSDVTLLQYEQLVGDKGGGCQEAQRRSLVVLCKALEIPVNGIEGVIDELHGPGRVTFRKGQIDSWREEIPLSLQAEINQELAGILQAWNYAV; from the coding sequence ATGAAGAAAGCATTTGTCAATTCCTTGCCAAAATCAGGAACCAACCTTGTTGGTAAATGCCTCGAGCTTTTTGAATATCAACAACTACATGGATTTGCTTCTAGTGAGGTATTGAGCAATACCTTCAAGGCGAAAATAAAACGATTGCTCTGGATGCCATGGAAACAAGGCTATCTTATTGGTATTGATACCCCCGTTGAAATATCGCGCAGTGCTATTAACAAGCGTCTTGATGCGGTTGGGCCTGATCAGTTTTTATTTGGACACGTTGGTTATACATCTGACTTTTTGGCTAAAGTACGGGAGAAAGAGTTCGTGCTCTTTGTGATGCTGCGAGATCCTAGGGCGGTGCTAAATTCCTTTGTGCATTATGTGGTATCAAATAAGCGGCACGTAATGCATGAAGAGTTTTTAAAAATGACAGTTGATCAGCGCTATAGAGCGGCTTTGTATGGTTGTCATGGAGTGGACGCTAGCCTTGAGTCGCTAAAGATTCGTTGTAGTTCATTAAATCCTTGGATAGAGTCAAGCGATGTTACATTATTGCAGTATGAGCAGTTAGTTGGAGATAAGGGGGGGGGTTGTCAGGAGGCGCAGAGGAGGTCACTGGTTGTGTTGTGCAAGGCATTAGAGATACCCGTTAATGGTATTGAGGGAGTAATAGATGAGTTGCATGGGCCAGGTCGAGTGACTTTTAGGAAGGGGCAAATAGATTCATGGAGAGAAGAGATACCTTTAAGTTTGCAGGCAGAAATTAATCAAGAGCTGGCGGGTATTTTACAAGCATGGAATTATGCAGTGTAA
- a CDS encoding glycosyltransferase family 4 protein, producing the protein MAKKILYIFDRVAHYQKELFVNLESVLAEKGDSLYLLSGSKPDGATGRVGLEDKIVKNEYKYIFKEYIVGGFTFRYQKNVIKQIKEIDPDVVVITSHVGNIIDWYLMYLKQKMGFRLVAWQCGYEFNPSKAKDFLLNRFIPGFDYHLAYHSNAANYALNYGASNYQVKVIHNTINEEKIISLGRAEAREIVKKTIPIAEKKIILYVGAILEEKRLNLLIDSMDCLGRDDLLAIIVGDGPYLDDLKKYTGDRKNIVFTGSIVEGVGPYFDVADCFVLPGTGGLAINEAMAHACPIISGYADGSADDLVIERENGYRLTQGTAQELAEKIIAVIDSDDGGRSLGEYSAELINGKFSFKNFMDRIVSGLQAVLT; encoded by the coding sequence GTGGCTAAAAAAATATTGTATATATTCGATCGTGTAGCCCACTACCAAAAAGAGCTATTTGTTAATTTGGAGTCTGTCTTGGCTGAAAAGGGTGATAGTTTATATCTTTTATCTGGCTCTAAACCAGATGGTGCAACCGGAAGGGTGGGACTAGAAGATAAGATAGTCAAAAACGAATATAAATATATTTTTAAAGAATATATTGTAGGTGGGTTTACCTTTCGTTATCAAAAAAATGTCATAAAGCAAATTAAAGAGATTGACCCCGATGTAGTAGTTATAACTAGTCATGTAGGGAACATCATTGATTGGTATCTAATGTATTTAAAGCAGAAAATGGGGTTTAGATTAGTGGCTTGGCAGTGCGGCTATGAATTTAATCCCAGCAAAGCAAAAGATTTTTTATTGAATCGTTTTATACCAGGATTTGATTATCATCTTGCTTATCATTCCAATGCTGCAAATTATGCCTTGAATTATGGCGCTAGCAATTATCAGGTGAAGGTAATTCATAACACTATTAATGAAGAAAAAATTATTTCTTTGGGGCGGGCTGAGGCCAGAGAAATAGTTAAAAAAACCATCCCTATTGCTGAAAAGAAAATTATTCTTTATGTGGGGGCCATACTTGAAGAGAAGCGTTTAAACTTATTAATAGATAGTATGGATTGTCTGGGAAGAGATGACTTACTTGCGATCATAGTCGGGGATGGCCCTTACCTTGATGATCTTAAGAAATATACAGGTGATAGAAAAAATATCGTTTTTACCGGTAGTATCGTAGAAGGCGTTGGTCCCTATTTTGATGTTGCTGACTGTTTTGTGCTACCTGGTACCGGCGGTCTGGCTATTAATGAGGCAATGGCGCATGCATGTCCCATTATTTCCGGTTACGCAGATGGCAGTGCAGATGATTTAGTCATAGAAAGAGAAAATGGTTATCGACTAACGCAAGGCACAGCGCAAGAGTTAGCAGAAAAAATTATCGCGGTGATCGATAGTGATGATGGCGGAAGAAGCTTAGGTGAGTATTCGGCCGAGCTAATTAACGGGAAGTTTTCTTTTAAGAACTTTATGGATCGTATTGTTTCTGGTCTGCAAGCAGTGCTCACTTAA
- a CDS encoding lipopolysaccharide biosynthesis protein — MPKNKKINMIRERLLKGGAIVFLGKLFSAFSLLVVNALLARLLQPEEYGAYFLTLSLVTTAAMFGQLGLNRAVVKFVAEALAKGKPGQAKWVIHKVLIICLCCALAVGLSIYAGLGNWLAESVFHSKPMAQVVWLISVWVVIFSMQGLFGEIFRGLHKITFATLFSGLCTGVFSAVAFTLLWLLNSEASFEEVIIISMLSGLASLILANIFLHGDIGQHTSASNIDVAQVLKLAMPMFITGFSLFGVREMHMWVLGVFQPDSDVALYGACTRLMTLLTMPLLIVNAVLPATIVELNTQGKTKKLQEVLRNSATLATAPAVLGFIVVLLFGTEILELVFGSYYQQASHLLLLLAGIAVINVLVGSPGMLLMMTGHEKQVMWSALLAGLGGVFASVIMTNIYGLIGVGIGLGVGIVSHNIYIWYYARRKLSINTHGGWLQLLNMLRWAMQYLQHNNTK, encoded by the coding sequence GTGCCAAAAAATAAAAAAATAAATATGATCAGGGAAAGGCTACTCAAGGGGGGGGCGATAGTTTTTCTTGGCAAACTATTCTCAGCATTTTCTTTGTTAGTCGTTAATGCGCTATTAGCAAGGTTGCTACAACCTGAGGAATATGGCGCATATTTTTTAACATTAAGCTTAGTAACTACCGCTGCAATGTTTGGTCAGCTCGGTTTAAATCGGGCGGTAGTAAAATTTGTCGCAGAGGCGTTAGCCAAAGGTAAACCTGGACAAGCTAAGTGGGTGATTCATAAAGTTCTGATTATTTGTCTTTGTTGCGCCCTGGCCGTTGGTTTATCGATATATGCAGGCCTAGGCAATTGGCTTGCCGAGTCAGTCTTTCATTCCAAACCTATGGCGCAGGTAGTCTGGTTAATTTCAGTTTGGGTAGTGATTTTCTCAATGCAAGGTTTGTTTGGAGAGATATTCAGAGGTTTGCACAAAATTACCTTCGCAACATTATTTAGTGGATTGTGCACAGGCGTGTTTTCTGCAGTGGCATTTACCTTGCTTTGGTTATTAAATAGCGAGGCGAGCTTTGAAGAGGTTATTATCATTTCTATGCTTTCGGGGTTAGCTAGTCTTATCTTAGCAAATATATTCCTGCATGGTGATATTGGGCAGCATACCTCTGCTAGTAATATTGATGTTGCTCAGGTATTAAAGCTGGCAATGCCGATGTTTATCACCGGTTTTTCGTTATTTGGTGTGCGGGAAATGCATATGTGGGTATTGGGCGTTTTTCAACCAGACAGCGATGTAGCATTGTATGGTGCATGCACTAGGCTCATGACCTTGTTGACTATGCCGCTGCTAATCGTAAATGCGGTATTGCCTGCAACGATTGTTGAATTAAACACGCAAGGCAAAACGAAGAAATTACAAGAAGTATTGAGAAATAGCGCAACTCTAGCCACGGCCCCAGCAGTATTAGGTTTTATAGTCGTGTTGTTATTTGGTACAGAAATACTAGAACTTGTTTTTGGTAGTTATTACCAGCAGGCATCTCACTTACTATTACTGCTGGCTGGGATTGCTGTGATTAATGTTTTGGTTGGGTCCCCTGGTATGTTATTGATGATGACTGGGCATGAAAAGCAAGTTATGTGGTCTGCCTTGCTTGCGGGTCTAGGTGGTGTGTTTGCTAGTGTGATAATGACGAATATATATGGTCTTATAGGTGTGGGTATTGGCCTAGGTGTAGGTATAGTGAGCCACAATATATATATTTGGTATTACGCTAGGCGAAAATTGAGTATAAATACCCACGGTGGGTGGCTGCAATTACTTAACATGCTACGTTGGGCAATGCAGTATCTACAACACAACAACACAAAGTGA
- a CDS encoding DapH/DapD/GlmU-related protein: MSVGKGLHIGKTPLFWAAEKITIADNVYIGKDVNIECNCQIGSYVLIANRVALLGRMDHDFRVKGIPVRFSPWVGSKKNLSPFSGDKVVIEDDVWLGYGVIVLTGVTIGKGSIIAAGSLVTKDIPPYSIAAGSPVRVIKKRFEREADILEHEALIATGSFKFSERGFDHFVIEPGRYDK, translated from the coding sequence ATGTCAGTAGGCAAAGGGTTGCATATAGGAAAAACCCCTCTTTTTTGGGCGGCTGAAAAAATCACTATCGCCGATAATGTTTATATTGGTAAAGATGTAAATATTGAATGTAATTGCCAGATAGGGAGTTACGTTCTAATTGCAAATCGGGTGGCACTCTTGGGTAGAATGGATCATGACTTTAGAGTCAAGGGCATTCCAGTTAGGTTTTCGCCCTGGGTTGGCAGTAAAAAAAATCTAAGTCCGTTCTCTGGAGACAAGGTGGTTATCGAGGATGATGTGTGGTTGGGTTACGGTGTAATAGTGCTTACAGGAGTTACTATTGGTAAGGGCTCTATTATTGCTGCAGGGTCATTAGTAACAAAGGACATCCCTCCATATTCTATAGCAGCAGGCTCTCCAGTGAGAGTGATAAAAAAACGCTTTGAAAGAGAAGCAGATATTTTAGAGCATGAAGCGTTAATAGCTACTGGCAGTTTTAAGTTCTCTGAACGCGGATTTGATCACTTTGTTATTGAACCTGGTAGATATGACAAGTAA
- the wecB gene encoding non-hydrolyzing UDP-N-acetylglucosamine 2-epimerase: MTIKVMTIFGTRPEAIKMAPLVIGLNEADGIESILCVTAQHREMLDQVLNLFGLKPNHDLDLMAPGQDLFDITTRCLLGLREVFRTDRPDLVLVHGDTTTCFAAGLAAFYENIPVGHVEAGLRTGNLQAPFPEEANRSLVGRITNYHFAPTSLAKNNLLAENIKEETVWVTGNTVIDALLIVRDIVENYPDGHWVNQFGKPLFERISSTNRKLILITGHRRENFGQGFIDLCSAIRELAECHPEWDLVYPVHLNPNVQKPVYEILDGLKNVNLIEPLDYEPFVWMMNQSDLILTDSGGIQEEGPALGKPVLVMREVTERPEAVDAGTVLLVGTNREKIVTAVENVMGDKAKYIAMSRAHNPYGDGLAVERIVRAISSGFLPTNSEDQWTI, from the coding sequence GTGACCATCAAAGTGATGACAATATTTGGTACGCGTCCTGAAGCCATTAAAATGGCGCCTCTTGTTATCGGTCTTAATGAGGCTGACGGGATTGAATCAATATTATGTGTTACTGCGCAGCATCGTGAGATGTTGGATCAGGTGTTAAATCTTTTTGGTTTGAAGCCAAATCATGATCTTGATTTAATGGCACCTGGCCAGGACTTATTTGATATTACTACGCGATGCTTGCTTGGCTTAAGAGAGGTGTTTCGAACCGATCGACCAGACCTAGTGTTAGTTCATGGAGATACTACAACCTGTTTTGCTGCAGGCTTGGCAGCATTTTATGAAAATATCCCAGTAGGCCATGTTGAGGCGGGGTTAAGAACTGGCAATCTCCAAGCGCCTTTCCCGGAAGAAGCCAATCGTAGTTTAGTGGGGCGAATAACAAACTACCATTTTGCACCTACCTCGTTAGCAAAAAATAATTTACTTGCAGAAAACATAAAAGAAGAGACTGTGTGGGTAACAGGAAATACTGTGATTGACGCTCTATTGATAGTGCGTGATATCGTAGAAAATTATCCTGACGGGCATTGGGTAAATCAATTCGGGAAGCCTTTATTTGAGAGAATAAGTAGCACTAATAGAAAACTTATTTTAATCACTGGCCATAGACGAGAAAACTTTGGGCAGGGATTTATTGATTTATGTTCTGCAATACGTGAACTTGCAGAATGCCATCCAGAGTGGGATCTGGTATATCCGGTCCATCTTAATCCCAATGTACAAAAGCCAGTATATGAAATACTAGATGGGCTAAAAAACGTAAATCTTATTGAGCCGCTCGATTATGAGCCATTCGTTTGGATGATGAATCAGAGTGATTTAATATTAACGGACTCTGGCGGTATTCAGGAAGAGGGGCCTGCTTTAGGAAAGCCAGTATTGGTTATGCGTGAGGTGACAGAAAGGCCAGAGGCAGTTGACGCAGGAACAGTGCTTTTGGTGGGGACTAACCGAGAAAAAATTGTTACCGCCGTAGAAAATGTTATGGGTGACAAGGCCAAATATATAGCTATGTCGCGTGCTCATAACCCTTATGGTGATGGGCTGGCGGTGGAAAGAATCGTCCGCGCTATTTCATCTGGCTTTTTACCGACTAATAGTGAAGATCAGTGGACTATATAA